A window of Argopecten irradians isolate NY chromosome 14, Ai_NY, whole genome shotgun sequence contains these coding sequences:
- the LOC138307021 gene encoding uncharacterized protein: MEQMRDDKAKSKDKNKYYKDEIKSMRTQIDSLIAENEDIHRTLEKKANDNSSLKQSIATLSSEIQDLQQDNSKLRKQIGELKGLGIKLKSSMNDMNEKVTDCSIIARRFDDKQSNGTESIKNRLKHAMQTTKQCEDDIHTMGESINALQIAADNTQKQICDIKKQLKNKIPVHVKNQKCTAGQDMYQVEVTNRFIPLQESPNAAISTPSCDALEQTYSPPKKQTTEPRTFENSQTQ; encoded by the coding sequence ATGGAGCAAATGCGTGACGATAAAGCAAAGTCAAAGGACAAAAACAAATACTACAAAGACGAAATTAAATCGATGAGGACTCAGATTGACAGCTTGATAGCAGAAAATGAAGACATACACCGAACACTGGAGAAAAAGGCTAATGATAACTCGTCATTGAAGCAATCCATCGCAACTCTCTCCTCTGAAATTCAAGATTTACAGCAAGACAACTCAAAACTGAGAAAACAGATCGGAGAACTTAAAGGATTAGGCATTAAACTCAAATCTTCCATGAATGACATGAACGAGAAAGTAACTGACTGTAGCATAATAGCTCGAAGGTTCGACGACAAGCAGTCAAATGGCACTGAAAGTATAAAAAACAGACTTAAGCATGCAATGCAAACAACAAAACAGTGCGAAGATGACATTCATACTATGGGAGAATCAATCAACGCATTACAAATAGCAGCTGACaatacacagaaacaaatatgTGATATTAAAAAACAGCTGAAAAACAAAATACCGGTACACGTGAAGAATCAAAAGTGTACCGCTGGTCAGGATATGTACCAAGTCGAAGTCACTAACCGATTTATTCCACTACAAGAGTCGCCCAATGCAGCAATCTCAACTCCCTCGTGCGATGCCTTAGAACAGACTTACTCTCCCCCCAAAAAACAAACCACAGAGCCCCGAACCTTCGAAAATTCACAAACACAATAG